In one window of Tenacibaculum mesophilum DNA:
- a CDS encoding response regulator has translation MKKNLNVLLIEDNTIEVMKMDRTVSLLKLKHKIIEAKTADVALEKLNEGFDPDIILLDLNMPKISGIEFLSIIKKNEDFRHIPVIVLTTSNNKKDIVECYKIGISGYILKPLKYEDYITKIDITLSYWAINELKNN, from the coding sequence ATGAAGAAAAATCTTAATGTCCTTTTAATAGAAGATAATACTATTGAAGTAATGAAAATGGATAGGACAGTTTCATTACTTAAGCTAAAGCATAAAATAATAGAGGCTAAGACAGCCGATGTAGCACTGGAAAAGTTAAATGAAGGATTTGATCCTGATATAATTTTGCTTGATTTGAATATGCCGAAAATAAGTGGTATTGAGTTCTTGTCAATAATTAAAAAAAATGAAGATTTTAGGCACATACCAGTTATTGTATTAACAACGTCTAATAATAAAAAAGACATTGTAGAGTGTTATAAAATAGGTATTTCAGGGTACATTTTAAAGCCTTTAAAGTATGAAGATTATATTACGAAAATAGATATAACATTGTCGTATTGGGCTATTAATGAATTAAAAAATAATTAA
- a CDS encoding LytR/AlgR family response regulator transcription factor, giving the protein MNCIIIDDEKLARTIIKTLCDDISTINVLGEFSNALQAIKFLNEGHKVDLVFLDIHMPDFTGLDFVKTLKSPPLVILTTSDPKFAIEAFEYECIIDYLLKPLDVNRLKKSVEKAHKKNIEKPLEKIASPTEVKNDFYINIDRRLIKIDLPSIYLVEAKGDYINIKTEEKNYIVHSTLKKIEEKLPDTLFLKVHRSYIINLKKIIDIEDNSVLIKKDVVPVSRSKRPELMKRLDLL; this is encoded by the coding sequence ATGAATTGTATTATTATTGATGATGAAAAGTTAGCAAGAACTATTATCAAAACTTTGTGTGATGATATAAGTACTATAAATGTGTTAGGAGAGTTCTCTAATGCTTTACAAGCAATTAAATTTCTAAATGAAGGGCACAAGGTAGATCTTGTTTTTTTAGATATTCACATGCCTGATTTTACTGGTTTAGATTTTGTAAAAACCCTAAAATCACCACCCCTAGTTATTCTTACAACATCTGACCCTAAGTTTGCAATTGAAGCTTTTGAGTATGAATGTATAATTGATTATCTATTGAAACCATTGGATGTTAACCGTTTGAAAAAATCAGTAGAAAAAGCTCATAAGAAAAATATAGAAAAACCATTAGAAAAAATAGCTTCACCTACTGAAGTAAAAAATGATTTTTATATAAATATAGATAGGCGCCTTATTAAAATAGATTTACCTTCAATATATTTAGTAGAGGCTAAAGGAGATTATATAAATATAAAAACAGAAGAAAAAAATTATATAGTACACTCCACACTAAAAAAAATAGAAGAAAAGTTGCCTGATACATTGTTTTTAAAAGTACATCGTTCTTATATAATTAACTTAAAAAAAATTATAGATATAGAAGATAATAGTGTTTTAATAAAAAAAGATGTTGTTCCTGTAAGTAGATCAAAAAGACCTGAGTTAATGAAGCGTTTAGATTTACTGTAG
- a CDS encoding FdhF/YdeP family oxidoreductase — protein sequence MENQNKKDKSKQPSAEPPYKLLSLRTGAPKDWAAGIPGVTNAIKSLIKDKTLTRGGKALFKMNQFNGFDCPSCGWPDPDDERSPIAEYCENGVKALAEEATNKKITASFFKQNSIEELTNLSDYEIGGLGRLSEPMYLPKNGTHYEPISWDNAFAKIAEHLNKLESPNNAAFYTSGRTSNEASFVYQLFVREFGTNNFPDCSNMCHETSGFTLASVTGIGKGTATLKDFYDTDIIIIIGQNPGTNSPRMLSALEKGKKNGAKIIAVNPLPEAGLMGFRDPQKISGILGKGIQLADLHLPVKINGDLALLKAIERLLFHFEKETPGKVFDQEFIKNKTVGYNDLIKQIENYDVDELASISGVLKKDIQKAAEMLAYKNRIIICWGMGLTQQPNGVDILKEVLNLLFLKGSIGKPGAGSCPVRGHSNVQGNRTMLINNHPSQKQLDKLNEVFGFNPPRENGYDVVDTIKAMNEGKVKVHFSMGGNFLSATPDTTYTANGLRQLDLSVSVSTKLNRTHLIHGKEALILPTISKSEIDMINGEHQYTSAENAMGIVEWSKGVLKPISDKLINETHIVCRIAKATLGSKSVVDWNRYMNSYDAVRDDIEKCIPGFDNYNVRVKQKGGFYLPNAAREGRFKTKEFGDRVPFSITTLPKNTLADDEYLMATVRTHDQFNTTIYGLDDRYRGVYNERRVIFMNKKDIEKAGFNAGDKVDLYNYDDNTERIAPLFIIVEYPIPEKNTVTYFPETNVLVSIHNTVKGSNMPASKHVKIKIKKHNTALINQEK from the coding sequence ATGGAAAATCAAAATAAAAAAGACAAAAGCAAACAACCTTCTGCAGAACCTCCTTATAAACTATTAAGTTTAAGAACTGGTGCTCCGAAAGATTGGGCTGCGGGTATTCCTGGAGTTACTAACGCTATAAAAAGTTTAATTAAAGATAAAACTCTAACGCGAGGAGGAAAAGCTTTATTTAAAATGAATCAGTTTAATGGTTTTGACTGTCCTAGTTGTGGCTGGCCTGATCCAGATGATGAACGATCACCTATTGCTGAATATTGCGAAAACGGAGTTAAAGCTTTAGCAGAAGAAGCTACTAATAAAAAAATTACTGCTTCCTTCTTTAAACAAAACTCTATTGAAGAATTAACCAACTTGAGTGACTATGAAATAGGTGGTTTAGGGCGACTTTCTGAACCAATGTACTTGCCTAAAAATGGTACACATTATGAACCTATTAGCTGGGACAATGCTTTTGCTAAAATTGCTGAGCACTTAAATAAATTAGAATCTCCAAATAATGCTGCTTTTTATACTTCTGGAAGAACAAGTAACGAAGCTTCTTTTGTATATCAACTTTTTGTACGTGAATTTGGAACAAATAACTTTCCTGATTGTTCCAATATGTGTCACGAAACCTCTGGTTTCACCCTTGCCTCAGTTACAGGGATAGGAAAAGGAACAGCCACTTTAAAAGACTTCTACGATACTGATATCATTATTATTATTGGTCAAAATCCAGGAACGAATTCTCCACGAATGTTAAGCGCTTTAGAAAAAGGGAAAAAGAATGGAGCTAAAATTATTGCTGTTAATCCTCTTCCCGAAGCTGGTTTAATGGGCTTCCGAGATCCTCAAAAAATAAGTGGTATTTTAGGAAAAGGTATCCAACTTGCCGATTTACACCTTCCCGTTAAAATTAATGGAGATTTAGCACTGCTAAAAGCTATCGAACGCTTACTATTTCATTTTGAAAAAGAAACCCCAGGTAAAGTTTTCGATCAAGAATTTATCAAAAATAAAACAGTTGGTTATAACGATTTAATTAAGCAAATTGAAAATTATGACGTAGATGAATTAGCAAGTATATCTGGTGTTCTAAAAAAAGATATTCAAAAAGCTGCTGAAATGTTAGCTTATAAAAACCGAATTATCATTTGTTGGGGAATGGGGCTTACGCAACAACCTAACGGGGTTGATATTTTAAAAGAAGTTCTGAATCTCTTATTTTTAAAAGGAAGTATTGGTAAACCCGGAGCGGGTTCTTGTCCTGTAAGAGGTCATAGTAATGTACAAGGAAACAGAACAATGTTGATTAATAATCATCCTTCCCAAAAACAATTAGATAAACTTAACGAAGTTTTTGGTTTTAACCCGCCAAGAGAGAACGGTTACGATGTAGTTGATACTATAAAAGCAATGAATGAAGGAAAAGTTAAAGTACACTTTAGTATGGGAGGTAATTTCTTGTCTGCTACTCCTGACACCACCTATACTGCAAACGGATTAAGACAACTAGACTTATCTGTTTCTGTTTCTACTAAACTTAATAGAACCCATTTAATTCATGGAAAAGAAGCTTTAATTTTGCCTACTATTTCTAAAAGTGAAATTGATATGATTAATGGTGAGCATCAGTATACAAGTGCTGAAAATGCCATGGGAATCGTAGAGTGGTCTAAAGGAGTATTAAAACCAATATCTGACAAACTTATCAACGAAACTCATATTGTTTGCCGTATTGCAAAAGCTACTTTAGGAAGTAAAAGTGTGGTTGATTGGAATCGTTATATGAATAGTTATGATGCTGTGAGAGATGATATTGAAAAATGTATTCCAGGTTTTGACAATTACAATGTTCGTGTAAAACAAAAAGGCGGATTTTACTTACCTAATGCGGCTCGTGAAGGACGGTTTAAAACAAAAGAGTTTGGAGATCGTGTTCCATTTTCTATAACCACATTACCTAAAAACACATTGGCTGATGATGAGTATTTAATGGCTACGGTAAGAACTCATGACCAGTTCAATACTACTATTTATGGATTAGATGATCGTTATCGCGGAGTTTATAATGAGCGTCGTGTAATTTTTATGAATAAAAAAGATATTGAAAAAGCAGGATTTAATGCAGGTGATAAAGTAGACTTGTACAATTATGATGACAATACAGAGCGTATTGCTCCACTATTTATTATAGTTGAATATCCTATTCCTGAAAAAAACACGGTTACTTATTTTCCGGAAACTAATGTTTTAGTGTCAATTCACAATACTGTTAAAGGTAGTAATATGCCTGCCTCAAAGCATGTAAAAATTAAAATAAAAAAACACAATACTGCTCTTATTAACCAAGAAAAGTAG
- a CDS encoding Hpt domain-containing protein, which yields METPNLNYVNELARGDESIKNTLIDIIKTEFPEEKNDYYESLEERDCKKLEDNVHRIKHKISILGLEKSYELANEFEHNLRDNKIDKVDEFEKILVIITNYLKTI from the coding sequence ATGGAAACCCCGAATTTAAACTATGTTAATGAGTTAGCAAGAGGAGATGAGTCAATAAAAAATACATTGATAGATATAATAAAGACTGAATTTCCAGAAGAAAAAAATGATTATTACGAGAGCTTAGAGGAGAGAGATTGTAAAAAATTAGAAGATAATGTTCATAGAATTAAACATAAAATTAGTATTTTAGGTCTTGAAAAAAGTTATGAATTAGCTAATGAATTTGAACATAATTTAAGAGATAATAAGATTGATAAAGTTGATGAGTTCGAAAAAATATTAGTTATAATAACAAATTATTTGAAAACCATTTAA
- a CDS encoding heme NO-binding domain-containing protein, with amino-acid sequence MKGIVFTEFLDLVEEKFGLEMVDKIISQSELESDGIYTSIGTYSFSEMLQLLENLSSNTGVSIDDLLLIYAEHFFSVLKESYSGLLESFNDPIEMLSSIENHIHVEVRKIYPDAELPTFIVESRTDTSLVMIYKSNRAMHHFGLGLMNKTFEHFNSSATIILEKIKEDGTEVKFIINKN; translated from the coding sequence ATGAAAGGAATTGTTTTTACAGAGTTTTTAGATTTAGTAGAAGAAAAATTTGGTTTAGAAATGGTAGATAAAATTATATCCCAATCAGAGTTAGAATCTGATGGGATATATACTTCTATAGGAACTTATAGTTTTTCTGAAATGTTACAATTACTTGAAAACCTAAGCTCGAATACAGGTGTTTCTATAGATGACTTGTTACTTATTTATGCGGAACATTTTTTTAGTGTTTTGAAAGAAAGTTATTCTGGACTTTTAGAGTCTTTTAATGACCCCATAGAAATGCTTTCTTCAATAGAAAATCATATTCATGTAGAGGTGAGAAAAATTTATCCAGATGCAGAATTACCCACTTTTATAGTTGAAAGTAGAACAGACACATCATTAGTAATGATTTATAAGTCCAATAGAGCAATGCATCATTTCGGATTAGGTTTAATGAATAAAACATTTGAACATTTTAATAGTAGTGCAACAATAATATTAGAAAAGATTAAAGAAGACGGAACAGAAGTTAAATTTATTATCAATAAAAATTAA
- a CDS encoding PAS domain-containing sensor histidine kinase gives MSQNEIEILKRALKREKAARKIAEKILEDKSRELFLISEKLKKTNEKLEELLNEKSSQLKGVFENINDSYLVMDLEGNVLTMNDAAKELFGYDISKEDLNVKSLLHPEDTVYAFESFGKLYETGTFSNYTSRIISKDKKVKWVQINASIIYNKKNEKIAAQGIIRNISESKRATELIEEQKRELDIIVENSSLGIALAKDGKVIRTNKVIEELLGYSKEEFAGLTIKEVSFKDDVSLSMNHLGKMERNEIDNYVIDKRYKRKDGSILWARVNVNSVNDALGQTKFQVAIIEDITLQRERALIIDMINELAKSILGKDDIYEIAWEVTEKIAEYLDSQDCVIYLLNNDNNTLEQIASYSFGLDRGEIIKDVLSIGEGIIGSVAKTGKGEIINDTSLDDRYVVGEKVRYSEIAVPIISEGKVIGVIDSEHEEKNYYREENLHTLENIASLVSMQLKSAINLRERKKAEKENLQLLKQLEKSNNELNEYAHVVSHDLKSPLRSIDALVSWIKTDNEGKLDDTTLQNFNLIGDTLETMENLISSILEYSSAGSEVREKEEVNLNIIINNLIQTLYIPENIFINVLEELPTVKGDSIKYQQLFQNLISNAIKFSDKEKGVINISFTEKPSFYQFSVQDNGIGIEKKYHDRIFKIFHSLKESKESTGIGLSIVKKIVQLYGGTMWLESELGIGTTFYFTIKK, from the coding sequence ATGAGTCAAAATGAAATAGAGATATTAAAAAGAGCTTTAAAAAGAGAAAAGGCAGCAAGAAAAATAGCTGAAAAAATATTAGAAGATAAATCTAGAGAATTATTTTTAATTTCTGAAAAACTAAAAAAAACAAACGAAAAGTTAGAGGAATTATTAAATGAGAAGTCTTCACAACTAAAAGGAGTTTTTGAAAATATTAACGACTCTTACCTAGTTATGGATCTAGAGGGGAATGTCTTAACAATGAACGATGCTGCTAAAGAACTTTTTGGCTATGATATATCAAAAGAAGATTTAAATGTAAAATCTTTACTACATCCTGAAGACACAGTATATGCTTTTGAGTCGTTTGGTAAACTGTACGAAACAGGTACTTTTTCAAACTACACTTCCAGAATTATTAGTAAGGATAAAAAGGTAAAATGGGTTCAAATTAATGCCAGTATAATTTATAATAAAAAGAATGAAAAAATAGCTGCACAAGGAATTATTAGAAACATTTCAGAAAGTAAGAGAGCAACAGAGTTAATTGAAGAGCAGAAGAGAGAGTTAGATATAATTGTTGAAAATTCATCTTTAGGAATAGCATTAGCCAAAGACGGTAAAGTTATAAGAACGAATAAAGTTATAGAAGAACTTTTAGGGTATTCTAAAGAGGAGTTTGCAGGATTAACTATTAAAGAAGTGTCTTTTAAAGATGATGTTTCGTTGTCTATGAACCATTTAGGTAAGATGGAAAGAAACGAAATAGATAATTATGTGATAGATAAACGATATAAAAGAAAAGATGGTTCTATTTTATGGGCTAGAGTTAATGTAAACTCTGTAAATGATGCTCTAGGACAAACAAAATTTCAAGTTGCTATCATAGAGGATATAACATTACAAAGGGAAAGAGCATTAATTATTGATATGATTAATGAATTGGCTAAATCTATTTTAGGAAAAGATGATATTTATGAAATAGCCTGGGAAGTAACTGAAAAAATAGCTGAATATTTAGACTCTCAAGACTGTGTAATATATTTGTTAAACAATGATAATAACACATTAGAACAGATTGCTTCATATAGTTTTGGACTAGATAGAGGAGAGATAATTAAAGATGTTTTATCAATTGGAGAAGGTATTATTGGAAGTGTTGCAAAAACAGGAAAAGGCGAAATTATAAACGATACTTCTTTGGATGATAGATACGTTGTTGGTGAAAAGGTTAGATATTCTGAGATAGCAGTTCCTATAATTAGTGAAGGTAAGGTGATAGGTGTTATTGATTCTGAACACGAAGAAAAAAATTATTACAGAGAAGAAAACTTACATACATTAGAAAATATAGCAAGTCTTGTATCTATGCAATTAAAGAGTGCTATAAACTTAAGAGAGAGAAAAAAAGCTGAAAAAGAAAATTTACAACTTTTAAAACAATTAGAGAAAAGTAATAATGAACTAAATGAATACGCACATGTTGTTTCTCATGATTTAAAATCTCCATTAAGAAGTATTGATGCTTTAGTTTCTTGGATAAAAACAGATAATGAGGGTAAATTAGATGATACTACACTTCAAAACTTTAATTTGATAGGAGACACTTTAGAAACAATGGAGAATTTAATTTCTAGTATTCTAGAGTATTCTAGCGCAGGCTCAGAGGTAAGAGAAAAAGAAGAAGTAAATTTAAATATAATCATAAATAACTTAATTCAAACACTATATATACCTGAAAACATTTTTATAAATGTCCTAGAAGAGTTACCTACTGTAAAAGGAGACTCTATTAAATACCAGCAACTTTTTCAAAATTTAATAAGTAATGCAATTAAATTTTCAGATAAAGAAAAAGGAGTAATAAACATAAGCTTTACAGAAAAACCTTCATTTTATCAGTTTTCAGTACAAGATAACGGAATTGGAATTGAAAAAAAATACCATGATCGTATTTTTAAAATATTTCATTCTTTAAAAGAAAGTAAAGAGTCAACAGGTATCGGACTTTCTATTGTAAAGAAAATAGTACAGTTGTATGGAGGAACAATGTGGTTAGAAAGTGAATTAGGTATCGGTACAACGTTTTACTTTACCATAAAAAAATAA